The genomic DNA catggagggagagagaaaagagaaacctgTAAACATAAAAGAGCCACTAAACCAGCACTCCTTGCTGCAACCAGGTTTTGCTGAAGAAAGAAACACCAAACAGACAGTTCAAAACCCTAGAGTTTAAGCTGcactttttcttgtttctgttacTGTGAACCGAATGTAATCCCTAAGGGGTTGCCATGTAGGGGTGTTCTCTACTACGTGGGTGTGACAGATGGAATGTTTAGTAAATCAAGAGTTCATGGCAGGGCCATAGCCACCGGACCTGAGGCCCCCAAGCCTTCCTTGCACACAGGTTCCATTCCTCCACTTAGGTCTCCGTGACCACACTCATTCAAGCGGGAATCTTGAGGAGGGAAGTGTGAAAAGTGGGACACAAACGCCGTCAGCAGTGGACCAAAGGCAGGCTCCTGCCTGACCAGCAAAGGGGGTGCTCTGTGCAGGAGGGGACTCGGGGCACAGACCAACgatgggggcctgggaggggctgtCCCTGCCGACCTGCAGGACAGGAGCTGGGCATCCTGAGCTGTGAGGTAGGATGAAAAGGAGATGCAAGAGGAAGGCCCACGTGGAAGAACTGACCAAATAATTACGTGAGTTTCGTGAAAAGTGAAAGAAGGAGAAACTGGGAAAGAGGCTGAGAAGCCTTCCGGACAGGGAGGAGGAGCCAGCAGAGCGCTGCGCGCAGGGACCgcgagggaggaggaggagttactgtttaatgtgCGCAGAGTTTtagtttcaaaaaatgagaaaagctcCGGACGTAGTTGGgagtgatagttgcacaacagtgtgaaagcacttaatgccactgaaccgtCACTTAAtggttaaaaaggaaaattttatggGATGTATATTTAACTACAATTTTTTCAAAAGCAGTACGAGTTCACCCTAAGGCTTTCTAAACAGAGGCAGAAAAGAGTGGAGAGCAGTCGGTGTGCCATCTGTAAGTAGAGGCGAGGGGAGGACACCAGGGGTGGACAGTGCTGAGGGAGGCCTTCAGAGAGCCAGGGGCTCCCCAACAATGCCCCCAAGACTGCATTTGGCATCAGGCCTTCTTCAGCTTCCTGGACCCGCACAGCCACCTGGCCACCAGGCCTAGCAGCTTCCCACAGAGCCACGCGGTGCCCAGGGTGGCCACCAGCAGGAACAAGAGGACGTCGAGCAGGTACTGCTCATACCACGGCTGCTGGAGGGCATGGGGCTTGAGGTGCGCCGCGCCCCCTGTCTGGAGGATGTGGTCGATCCAGCCCACCAGCCGCTGGGCGGGGGTCAGGGGGTGGGAACGCCTGATGATGCTGGCGGCCACCACAGCAGATTTGTACCTGTTGGCGGAGACACAGGTCAGGTGTTTACTCAAGTGGTCTCAGAAGTCTTAGAGAActtgtatctctctctctctctctctctctcatacacacacacacacacacacacacacacacacacacacacacacacttttcaccaTATGCACAAAAGACTGCCTTTCAAGCGCCAAGAGCTGTTGTCTGGGCCTTGTCACTGTTCAGCTGGGTCCCCTTGACAAGTTCGTACTGATACCTGCATGCAAAGATCCATGCTTAGTGCTAAAACTGCTAACATATAAAAGTGCACACGTATTATTCTGTGTCCTGGAAGTTTCAGCTTTTACTGCAAAAAAGACCCACGTGGTGCCCATTGTGGTTTATGTCTTCATTCAGTGTAAGTAACCACAAGCCCAGAGAACAGCATACCTCTTGTCTTCCATGACTTGCTTCATCTTTAGAGCTAGTGTCTCAGCCTTCAACTGCTTTAACCGGATAGAGACTCCAAAATTTCTGGCTTCAACTCGGAGCATATTTTCATACTGGTCTCCAAGGATAGGAATCCCCACCATGGGCACACCATGTTGGATGGCCTCCATGACACTATTCATCCCACCATGGGTGACAAAAAGTCGGATGTGAGGGTGACCTGttgcaaataagaaaaagagCAGAATATTTCAGGATGAAGTTTCAGGACACCAGGATAAgcagaaaaggcaaaagaaaatacCAAGGAAAGTTTAAGGGATGCTAGAGCCATTGTAAAAGATGATTTTGCTTGCTACACAGCCAAGGATTCCAAGACTTCCCCCTGTATAGAGAATCCTTGCCTCAGCCAAAACCCAGAGGAGGCTCAGAACCCAGGGAGTTTTGTTGAGAATAGTTCTAAGCAAGGCAtatacccacccatccatccttcTATCTCCCCAATGCCTCTCTTTGCTTCTctcatctgttttctctttgtgttcccctatgtctgtctctctctgagcAAACTTTTCTCACCCAACAATTAAAAGCCATCTTCTCTGAATTCCTGATACATTCATTGACATCAAAACTCATGTAGCACTCATAAAACTTACACTGTATGTATTGTCTCTTTAAATATATGAGAAACCCCTTGAAAGCAAAGACTGGATTCTACACCTCAGTATTGCAAGTCCAGCCTCTCCATCCCATCCTTATTTAGAGCTAAGTAAAATGATTGTTGATGGTGAAGAGTTCAGCTTGTGTCAGTCAACTGGGTTATGCATCACAGCCTCCTCGTTTCTTCTTTGAAATGAGAATCATATTCCACAGCCCAGACTTAAAGAAATACATTTGTAGAAGTGGAAACAggaatctggttttttttttttaattctacagaTTATTTTGTCATAGTCTTGGTTACCAGCCTCTGATCCAGTCAGTGGCTATGGCAGTGAGGGGTAACTAAGAAGCAGCTCTGGGCAAAGATAATCTGTTGAGGGGAGGAAATCCTCTGGTATCAGAGACTCAGTCTGCCAAATAACTGGCTATGAGGTTGCTCAGCTTGACATTCAGGTATATTAGCATCAATGTCATGAATGTATGAGTTGCTCACACCTTAATAGTTAAGGAAGATGTACTGAaatgtgagtgtgtctgtgtgtgagtgtgtacggGAACATGGATGAACAGGTGCTCATGAAGCCACCAAATAGAGTGGCAATGTGCCCCCTGGTATGTGTTCTCAGAAATCACAGGTTGTTTAGGATTACTTTTGGGTGACCTCACCCAAGACCAAAGGCAGTAGGTCAATGTGACTTTGATGGCTGTAGATATCAGGCCTCAGATAGAAAAGAATGAAGGGGAGATTGCGGTTGTGGCATGTGGTCTCATAGGAAGTATATTCTGATTCCCTAAGAGCTCCAACTGGCTGCCCAACTCCAGCCCTCTAAAGAATTACCTTGTGCTGATGAAGTGATCCAGCTAGAGATCAGAGACTTAATGAGCCCAAAGACTTGTAAATGAGAAGAAAGAAGCAATTCTGGGCAGTCCTTACCCAGGAGGTCATTCTGAGGAAGCCAGTCCACGAGTTTCACATTTGCTGCCAATTTGATGTCTTTGGGCCAATGGGAAGCTTTATACTTCCATATCACCCCTTGAGGGAGACTAGCAAAGGCAGCATTCATCTCCTTGGGGACTTCCTGGGACTGAATGACACTCACCATGGAGCCCAGGGTCACAAGGACAAAACCAGAGTCTCCAAACTTGGCGATGAAATTCTCAAATTCCTGGAGAGAGGTAAGAAAGGAAAGGAGCGTGGTGTTTTTCAGGAATGCTTAGACAGCCATGAAATGAAAGCCAGCTGTTTACTGAATACACTCCCCTGTCCTTCCTAGAGCTCACTGTCCTGAAACTGTGTTCACAGCCTCTGAGACAGCCAGCTCTCCCTGTGCTGTGCTCATGCCCATTGTGTTGCTGGAAATAGCTTTCATTTTTGAAATCCTGACCTAGAGCCAGGACCATCCTAGACCCTCTCGTCATTTAGGTCCATGGAGACGTGGCCACTCGGGTGTCTTCCAAAGTCAGACCAGAAGCAGTAGGGAAAGGAAGAACACGAGTAGACAGGCAGGGTCTAGCAGAGGGAGGTGGCACATCTGGAGGCCAGAGTGGAGAAGCTGGGAGAAGCCTCTGGCATCAGAAGTGGAGGCAGAATGGGAAGGTAAGCAGCCACCGCACCCAATGCAGCAAGCAGCGTGCTTCCTCCCACATCTCACAATATTCTTAGTCACTGATCTGCGCAGTTCATCTCCTACCTCAGTGATTCAGTCACATGACTGCACAGCATATTCACGTGGGAAGATGTTTGTAAAAGCAGAAATGCCCAGTCCCAGTCCCAGACCTGGACAGCTTATTTTTTCAAGTCCCCCAGGCAGTTCTGAAGGACAGTTGTGACCTAATGTTGTGATCTTGGCTTTAACACATTTTGTCAGTTCTTCCAAATATTTCTCTGGATCCTGACTCTCTCTGGACTTCTGTGGCTCCCTGAACCCCAGCTCCTAGACCTTTACCCTATGGGGTTGATTCCATCTCCCATAACACTGCCTGATTTACCATCTTAAAGGACCAGTTTGACAACAGCGTTGTCATCCTGTTATAATTTAAAAGCAATGTAAAACCATTACATAAAAATTGGAAAACGCAGAGGagaaaatgttttgaataaaGCCTCTGTTATCTCACAACCATTATAATCCTTACTCCCAATATGCCCTTGCTTAACaactccctccccctgccctatGGCCAAGGCTggcctgccctcctgtcaggtgAAGCTTCCACCAGCCTGGCTGTGTTTGTACGACGGCATCTTCCACTCCCTCATCCAGCCAGCATCACCCAGGGAACCCAGAAACATCTCACGTCTATTTTCACACTTTGGGGCCCCTGTTATCTCCATCCAGAACATATTCCCTCCCAGCTCCATTCAAAAAAATCCTGCCATCAACTCAGAGTCCATCTAGCCCGTGGATCGTTCCCCAGCTCTTCCTGCTCACTCAGTGCAAGGTCAGTAGCTCAGGCCAAATCAGGGCTCTTTGCGGCTCTGAAATAAATGGTAGTGGGAGAGCCACGTGTACCACCTGAGCCTCTGTCCCCGCATTTATAAAAGTGCAGGTCATCCTACTTCCCTCTGGGTGGCAAGAGAGTAAAAAAGATAAATTCCACAAAATTGCAAGCCTGTGCCGATAGGTAAGAGGCAGGGAATTCATCTTAGCTTTCCTCCCATTTAGAAAACTTCTGCAGCAGTGGTTCTGAGTCTTATGCATTCAAACAGATTGGACAGTTTTGCAATTTACAATGCCCAGGCCTGACCCCAGATCAGTCAAATCAGGAGGCCCAGGTGGAGTTAAGGACCAGGGCTCTACAGTCTGGGGATGCTGGAGACAATGCCTGCATTCTCACTATGGGTCCCGCACAGTTCCGCCTTGATCACACCCTGTCTCACAGTGTTGTGTGTTTCTCCATCAGTAACTCATCCCCTTAACAATTCTTGCATGATATGATCATGCACAATGAAAATGTAAACATCAACTTACCAAAAGGCTTATCCAACCAGGGCCAGGACTGCAGTGAGGCAAGAGAGGGCCCCGGGTATAGTATTTAAGGAGGTCAATCTCAGAGTTGTCTAAGTCTTAACTCTGCGCTCGCATGACAGTGAAAGTCAGTACTTCCTGTAAAAGTGTGGCCTGGTGTCTCACTTACCTCACCTTGTACCCAGGATCCCAGTGGCGGGGGCAGCCGCCAGCTCTGCCCCGAGGACCTCTGCGTGAAATCCATATCAGGGGCTCAAGCTTGACTTACCTGTGGCACTGGTTTAATAGGTTTGGCCAATAAGCCTCCAACATACACGGTGTTGGGAAGCAGGGGCCGAGCAAATTCAAAGGCAAAGTCGGAGTTAACAAACCACAGCTCTGCTTTCTTTAGGAGATGAGACAAAACTGGCCTTGAGCCTTCCGGGAAATGCTCCTTGATGGTCTTGTCAAAGGCAGAGTGGATTCGCCGTTGCCTCATGCAGAAATTAAAGAACATCAGGAAATTCTTTACTCGGCCCCAGAAGTCCATGCGGTCAG from Camelus bactrianus isolate YW-2024 breed Bactrian camel chromosome 3, ASM4877302v1, whole genome shotgun sequence includes the following:
- the UGT3A2 gene encoding UDP-glucuronosyltransferase 3A2 isoform X1, which gives rise to MRGQRVLLLVGFLLPGLLLSETAKILTLSLMGGSHFLLMDRISQILQDHGHNVTMFLQRGNLLLSGFKEGEKSYNVINWLLPEDFNKEFKKSFDFFMEETLGGRSTFEHYFNILEQLGLQCSHLLRRHDIMNSLKNENFDLVVVETFDYCPFLVAEKLGRPFVSFLPTSFGTVDFGPPSPLSYVPVFHSLLTDRMDFWGRVKNFLMFFNFCMRQRRIHSAFDKTIKEHFPEGSRPVLSHLLKKAELWFVNSDFAFEFARPLLPNTVYVGGLLAKPIKPVPQEFENFIAKFGDSGFVLVTLGSMVSVIQSQEVPKEMNAAFASLPQGVIWKYKASHWPKDIKLAANVKLVDWLPQNDLLGHPHIRLFVTHGGMNSVMEAIQHGVPMVGIPILGDQYENMLRVEARNFGVSIRLKQLKAETLALKMKQVMEDKRYKSAVVAASIIRRSHPLTPAQRLVGWIDHILQTGGAAHLKPHALQQPWYEQYLLDVLLFLLVATLGTAWLCGKLLGLVARWLCGSRKLKKA
- the UGT3A2 gene encoding UDP-glucuronosyltransferase 3A2 isoform X2, whose translation is MDRISQILQDHGHNVTMFLQRGNLLLSGFKEGEKSYNVINWLLPEDFNKEFKKSFDFFMEETLGGRSTFEHYFNILEQLGLQCSHLLRRHDIMNSLKNENFDLVVVETFDYCPFLVAEKLGRPFVSFLPTSFGTVDFGPPSPLSYVPVFHSLLTDRMDFWGRVKNFLMFFNFCMRQRRIHSAFDKTIKEHFPEGSRPVLSHLLKKAELWFVNSDFAFEFARPLLPNTVYVGGLLAKPIKPVPQEFENFIAKFGDSGFVLVTLGSMVSVIQSQEVPKEMNAAFASLPQGVIWKYKASHWPKDIKLAANVKLVDWLPQNDLLGHPHIRLFVTHGGMNSVMEAIQHGVPMVGIPILGDQYENMLRVEARNFGVSIRLKQLKAETLALKMKQVMEDKRYKSAVVAASIIRRSHPLTPAQRLVGWIDHILQTGGAAHLKPHALQQPWYEQYLLDVLLFLLVATLGTAWLCGKLLGLVARWLCGSRKLKKA
- the UGT3A2 gene encoding UDP-glucuronosyltransferase 3A2 isoform X3; amino-acid sequence: MRTVAWETAFQTALRNCSKEVGGRSTFEHYFNILEQLGLQCSHLLRRHDIMNSLKNENFDLVVVETFDYCPFLVAEKLGRPFVSFLPTSFGTVDFGPPSPLSYVPVFHSLLTDRMDFWGRVKNFLMFFNFCMRQRRIHSAFDKTIKEHFPEGSRPVLSHLLKKAELWFVNSDFAFEFARPLLPNTVYVGGLLAKPIKPVPQEFENFIAKFGDSGFVLVTLGSMVSVIQSQEVPKEMNAAFASLPQGVIWKYKASHWPKDIKLAANVKLVDWLPQNDLLGHPHIRLFVTHGGMNSVMEAIQHGVPMVGIPILGDQYENMLRVEARNFGVSIRLKQLKAETLALKMKQVMEDKRYKSAVVAASIIRRSHPLTPAQRLVGWIDHILQTGGAAHLKPHALQQPWYEQYLLDVLLFLLVATLGTAWLCGKLLGLVARWLCGSRKLKKA